A part of Thermotoga petrophila RKU-1 genomic DNA contains:
- a CDS encoding cupin domain-containing protein, which translates to MVDDIFEKGSKGSSDFFTGNVWVKMLVTDENGVFNTQVYNVVFEPGARTHWHSHPGGQILIVTQGRGFYQERGKPARVLKKGDVVEIPPNVVHWHGAAPNEELVHIGISTQVHLGPAEWFGPVTEEEYRKTTEGK; encoded by the coding sequence ATGGTGGATGATATCTTTGAAAAGGGTTCTAAAGGCTCGAGCGACTTCTTCACTGGGAACGTCTGGGTGAAGATGCTGGTTACTGACGAAAACGGAGTATTCAACACACAGGTATACAACGTGGTGTTCGAGCCAGGAGCGAGAACACACTGGCACAGCCATCCAGGAGGGCAGATCCTGATCGTGACCCAGGGAAGAGGCTTTTACCAGGAAAGAGGAAAACCCGCAAGAGTTTTGAAAAAAGGTGATGTGGTGGAGATACCACCGAACGTGGTTCACTGGCATGGCGCGGCCCCCAATGAAGAACTCGTACATATAGGTATCAGTACACAGGTTCATCTCGGTCCTGCAGAGTGGTTTGGACCTGTTACAGAAGAAGAGTACCGGAAAACCACGGAAGGAAAGTAG
- a CDS encoding ArsR/SmtB family transcription factor, whose protein sequence is MKLHELFHILSNETRLKILTLLLEEEMCVCQILANIGTTQPNISQHLHVLRNHGIVKSRREDSFVYYSIDERFIEEYPFLFTILERARKEYDVKTVNSCSLPNLSNKE, encoded by the coding sequence ATGAAGCTTCATGAGTTGTTCCATATCCTTTCAAACGAAACCAGGCTGAAGATTTTAACTCTTCTTCTGGAGGAAGAGATGTGCGTTTGTCAGATACTGGCAAATATAGGAACAACTCAGCCGAACATTTCACAGCATCTCCATGTTCTCAGAAACCACGGCATTGTCAAATCTCGCAGAGAAGATTCCTTCGTTTACTATTCGATCGATGAAAGATTCATCGAAGAATATCCGTTCCTTTTCACTATTCTCGAACGTGCGAGAAAGGAATATGATGTTAAGACCGTTAACTCCTGTTCTTTACCAAATCTATCAAATAAGGAGTGA
- a CDS encoding prolyl oligopeptidase family serine peptidase — protein MIVLTLLVWTLGFGSDNVASEVINIKIPQELKEIPNEYFRPSSQSGTLVELYYDTYESFSYSEKSKTLKKRAIVYLPHGYDKNRKYDVFYLMHGGWGDETTMLGTPDRPSPLKNVIDNAIAAGEIRPLIIVCPTYNNTNENGLDSASFSLAMQLTRNYHNELVNDLIPAVEGTYSTYAASTSREDLIASRDHRGFGGFSMGAVATWRTFQYALDYFRYFLPMSCGTTLDDEEIFATARRHDLNDYFVFIITGTNDFAYSYDKARVELMEMSPYFINIDERHDGNFAFRVKEGYSHDMKAAMEYIYNGLKAFWGVQNNIKKGLSEAETNLQKSQSQEDFTVNTKIEEVIKYPAFKDFGRLLFPTNKNYYSGDTLGELSLMWYSNINPSKTVEIVNYLKKRADAGETIFYDIYSDEEKLKDPSKKDTGLFFFRGNEGAKTAIIVAGGGFVYVGAMQDSFPHALELSKRGYNAFALIYRPDPQAACEDLARAIAFLYENADELGIDMQDYSLWGGSAGARVVAWVGSHGTESFGEKRYPRPAAVIMQYTALTDVTGKEPPTFAVVGTSDPIVPYRVMMDRIKRIKANGTDAEIIVFPGLSHGFGLGEGTIAEEWIDKAIEFWVKNMKNH, from the coding sequence ATGATTGTGCTGACCCTTCTTGTGTGGACTCTGGGCTTTGGAAGTGATAATGTGGCATCAGAAGTAATAAACATAAAGATTCCTCAGGAATTGAAAGAGATTCCAAACGAATATTTCAGACCATCATCTCAATCAGGAACATTGGTGGAATTATATTATGACACTTATGAATCTTTCTCCTATTCTGAAAAATCAAAGACCCTTAAAAAACGTGCAATCGTATATCTTCCTCATGGCTATGATAAAAACCGAAAATACGATGTCTTTTATCTGATGCACGGTGGTTGGGGAGATGAAACCACCATGCTCGGCACTCCAGATAGACCCTCTCCGCTTAAGAATGTCATTGATAATGCAATTGCTGCAGGAGAGATCAGGCCGCTGATCATAGTATGTCCGACTTATAACAACACGAATGAAAATGGACTGGATTCTGCCAGCTTTTCCCTGGCAATGCAGTTGACAAGGAACTACCATAATGAATTGGTGAACGATTTGATCCCTGCGGTGGAAGGGACCTACAGCACCTATGCTGCAAGCACGTCAAGAGAGGACCTAATCGCTTCCCGTGACCATCGTGGATTCGGAGGGTTTTCCATGGGTGCGGTTGCAACCTGGCGAACATTCCAATACGCCCTCGATTACTTCCGCTATTTCCTGCCGATGAGTTGCGGTACCACTCTGGATGATGAGGAGATCTTTGCCACAGCTCGTAGACATGATCTGAATGATTATTTTGTCTTCATTATTACAGGGACGAATGACTTTGCGTACAGCTACGATAAAGCCAGAGTAGAGCTTATGGAAATGTCCCCTTATTTTATCAATATCGATGAAAGACATGACGGTAATTTTGCGTTTCGTGTTAAGGAGGGGTATTCTCATGATATGAAGGCTGCAATGGAGTATATCTACAACGGGTTGAAAGCATTTTGGGGTGTTCAAAATAATATCAAAAAAGGTTTGTCGGAGGCTGAGACGAATTTGCAGAAGAGCCAATCTCAAGAGGATTTTACTGTAAATACAAAAATTGAAGAGGTAATTAAATATCCAGCTTTTAAGGATTTTGGTAGACTTCTTTTTCCAACAAACAAAAATTACTACAGTGGAGATACTCTTGGAGAACTTTCTCTCATGTGGTATAGCAATATCAACCCAAGTAAAACGGTAGAAATTGTTAATTATCTTAAAAAACGGGCTGATGCAGGGGAAACTATTTTCTATGATATCTACTCCGATGAAGAAAAATTAAAGGATCCAAGCAAAAAAGACACAGGGTTGTTTTTCTTTCGTGGTAATGAAGGTGCAAAGACAGCTATTATCGTTGCGGGTGGAGGATTCGTATATGTCGGAGCAATGCAAGACAGTTTTCCACATGCTCTTGAACTCAGCAAAAGAGGATACAACGCTTTTGCTTTAATTTATCGTCCAGATCCTCAAGCTGCTTGTGAAGATCTTGCAAGAGCAATTGCGTTTCTATATGAGAACGCCGATGAACTTGGAATAGATATGCAAGATTATTCATTGTGGGGAGGCTCTGCTGGAGCCCGTGTTGTAGCGTGGGTCGGAAGCCATGGTACTGAGAGTTTTGGAGAAAAGAGATATCCACGTCCGGCAGCTGTAATAATGCAATATACTGCTTTGACAGATGTTACTGGGAAAGAACCACCAACATTCGCAGTTGTAGGAACAAGCGATCCAATCGTACCTTACAGGGTTATGATGGACAGGATCAAAAGGATTAAGGCAAATGGAACTGATGCAGAAATAATTGTTTTTCCTGGGCTTTCACATGGTTTTGGGCTTGGAGAAGGTACCATTGCGGAAGAATGGATTGACAAAGCAATAGAATTCTGGGTGAAAAACATGAAAAACCACTAA
- a CDS encoding winged helix-turn-helix domain-containing protein, which translates to MTFKEIVRFILEREKRPMSAKEIAEIALRENLVDSPKNLSKLRTKIRRVLYNDIILHGDSSTFVKVGRGKFALREHSAERRREGSELEDLIRRLEETQYKSSSPSEFEETLRDAFSFLGFETELIGTPGNTDVLLKAEVGEKSYRVNVDGKTSKHGKIEDIQIDWFSLKDHKEKTETDFVVVVGPDFAKGNVEKRAQKSGVVLLKVKDLIELLKEHAKYPFNLLELKSLFETPGNTDDVVEEIIRSYLNRTSFLENLKLIVEKIG; encoded by the coding sequence ATGACCTTCAAGGAAATAGTGCGCTTCATTTTGGAGAGAGAAAAAAGACCCATGAGTGCAAAAGAAATAGCGGAAATAGCATTAAGAGAGAACCTAGTCGATTCTCCGAAAAATTTGTCCAAATTGAGGACAAAAATCCGTCGTGTTTTGTACAACGACATCATTTTACACGGTGATTCCTCCACGTTTGTCAAAGTTGGAAGGGGAAAATTCGCACTGAGGGAGCACAGCGCAGAAAGAAGAAGAGAAGGTTCAGAACTTGAAGATCTGATCAGAAGACTGGAAGAAACACAATACAAGAGCTCATCACCATCGGAGTTTGAAGAGACCTTGAGAGACGCTTTTTCTTTCCTGGGATTTGAGACAGAACTCATAGGAACACCTGGAAACACAGATGTACTTTTGAAAGCAGAAGTGGGAGAGAAATCTTATAGGGTGAACGTAGATGGAAAAACGAGCAAACATGGAAAGATCGAAGACATACAGATAGACTGGTTTTCTCTGAAAGACCACAAAGAAAAAACAGAAACAGATTTTGTGGTCGTTGTCGGACCTGATTTTGCAAAAGGAAACGTGGAAAAAAGAGCCCAAAAAAGTGGTGTTGTTCTTTTGAAGGTGAAAGATCTGATAGAACTTTTGAAAGAACATGCCAAATACCCATTCAACCTGCTTGAGTTAAAAAGCCTCTTTGAAACACCCGGTAACACTGATGATGTTGTAGAAGAGATCATAAGATCTTATCTAAACAGGACGAGTTTTCTGGAAAACCTGAAACTCATAGTGGAGAAGATTGGATAA
- a CDS encoding aldo/keto reductase: MQVPKVTLNNGVEMPILGYGVFQIPPEKTEECVYEAIKVGYRLIDTAAAYMNEEAVGRAIKRAIEEGLTSREELFITTKLWIQDAGYESAKRAFEKSLKKLQLEYIDLYLIHQPFGDVHCAWRAMEELYRDGLVRAIGVSNFHPDRLMDLIVHHEVIPAVNQIEIHPFYQRQEEIEFMRNYNIQPEAWGPFAEGRKNIFQNEVLRSIAEKYGKTVAQVILRWLTQKGIVAIPKTVRRERMIENISIFDFELTQEDMEKIATLDEGQSAFFSHRDPEVVKWICSRKI; this comes from the coding sequence ATGCAGGTTCCAAAAGTCACTTTGAACAACGGTGTAGAAATGCCTATTCTGGGATACGGAGTTTTCCAGATACCACCAGAAAAGACTGAAGAATGTGTCTATGAGGCCATCAAGGTGGGTTACAGACTCATCGATACTGCAGCAGCCTACATGAACGAGGAAGCTGTGGGAAGGGCCATCAAACGGGCTATCGAAGAAGGACTCACCTCGAGGGAAGAACTCTTCATCACCACCAAGCTCTGGATACAGGACGCAGGTTATGAGTCTGCAAAGAGGGCTTTTGAAAAGTCTCTGAAGAAGCTTCAGCTTGAGTACATCGATCTTTATCTCATTCACCAACCCTTTGGAGACGTACACTGTGCCTGGAGGGCTATGGAGGAGCTGTACAGAGATGGACTAGTGAGGGCCATAGGTGTGAGCAACTTCCATCCTGATCGACTGATGGACTTGATCGTTCATCATGAGGTGATCCCAGCGGTGAACCAGATCGAGATACATCCGTTTTATCAGAGGCAAGAGGAGATCGAATTCATGAGAAATTACAACATCCAGCCTGAAGCCTGGGGTCCTTTCGCTGAGGGAAGAAAAAACATTTTCCAGAACGAAGTGCTCAGATCGATCGCGGAAAAGTACGGCAAAACGGTTGCGCAGGTCATTCTGAGATGGCTCACCCAGAAAGGAATCGTTGCCATTCCCAAAACTGTGAGAAGAGAGAGGATGATAGAAAACATCAGTATCTTCGATTTTGAACTCACGCAGGAAGACATGGAAAAGATCGCAACGCTCGATGAAGGGCAGAGTGCGTTCTTCTCCCACAGGGACCCCGAAGTCGTCAAATGGATTTGTTCACGGAAAATATAG
- a CDS encoding aldo/keto reductase has protein sequence MGIPKRKLGERGPEVSAVGLGCMRMSFGQKNLPDRKEMIKLIRTAVELGINFFDTAEVYGPYTNEELVGEALEPFKGEVVIATKFGFELYEDGRPGWKGLNSRPEHIKKAVEGSLRRLRVEAIDILYQHRVDPNVPIEEEVAGAVKELIEEGKVKHFGLCEASAETIRRAHKVCPVDVVQYEYSMWWRKPEEEILPTCEELGIGFVAYSPLGKGFFTGTINENSRFDEEDIRSRIPRFQKENLKENLALVELLKKIAERKGATPSQIALAWLLAQKPWIVPIPGTTKLRHLLENIGGAFVELTPEELQEINDALSRIEIKGGRYPEDLERMTYL, from the coding sequence ATGGGCATTCCGAAGAGAAAACTTGGAGAGAGAGGACCTGAGGTTTCTGCCGTAGGACTCGGCTGTATGAGAATGAGCTTCGGCCAGAAGAATCTTCCAGACAGAAAAGAGATGATCAAACTCATCAGAACAGCCGTGGAGCTTGGTATCAACTTCTTCGATACTGCGGAAGTTTACGGTCCTTACACAAACGAGGAACTCGTAGGCGAAGCACTCGAGCCGTTCAAAGGTGAGGTCGTGATAGCAACGAAGTTTGGTTTCGAGCTGTACGAAGATGGAAGGCCAGGCTGGAAAGGTCTGAACAGTAGGCCGGAACACATTAAGAAAGCAGTGGAAGGTTCTCTAAGAAGGCTCAGGGTGGAAGCCATAGACATTCTTTACCAGCACAGGGTGGATCCGAACGTTCCAATAGAAGAAGAAGTAGCTGGGGCTGTAAAGGAACTCATAGAAGAGGGTAAGGTGAAGCATTTTGGACTTTGCGAAGCTTCCGCCGAAACGATAAGGAGAGCTCATAAAGTCTGTCCTGTTGATGTGGTGCAGTACGAGTACTCCATGTGGTGGAGAAAACCTGAAGAGGAAATACTTCCCACCTGTGAAGAACTGGGAATAGGCTTTGTGGCTTACAGTCCTCTGGGGAAAGGATTCTTTACAGGAACGATAAACGAAAACTCCAGGTTCGATGAGGAAGATATTCGAAGCAGGATTCCACGCTTTCAGAAAGAGAATTTGAAGGAAAATCTTGCACTCGTAGAACTCCTCAAAAAGATCGCTGAGCGGAAGGGTGCGACACCATCACAGATAGCTCTCGCATGGCTTCTTGCACAGAAACCCTGGATCGTTCCCATACCCGGCACAACAAAACTGAGACACCTTCTGGAAAACATCGGAGGGGCTTTTGTTGAACTCACACCGGAAGAGCTCCAGGAAATAAACGATGCTCTCTCAAGAATAGAAATAAAAGGTGGAAGATATCCTGAGGATCTTGAGAGAATGACGTATCTATGA
- a CDS encoding DUF505 domain-containing protein, whose translation MIVTKRHAIVLKKLYEKGEEFSVKGWEDFDRETLWHLELAGLVKPVGVEMYDLTFSGNILGELLADMIKEGVLKNPEEWDDSFRWIGSEVISMIRYSKLAQSRVRGEVAKALEERGFAKEGNLTPYAYTLDEVYHASHPRLIVNSKVAKYLRKMVEGPGESSTLPVEGDELLQLEAMRMIAFSVPKSDIYALTGLGQQIRAALRKGLVVTDELILDELVLDTVAKAYEGNRLSDFERNVLLERGLIDWTGELHPMAEHLYLAWKIYKKGPYLITPAFQISEDEARLLEVIVKLWKRHEKEEDVFPEPKQIEKAVDWEWKRKDLTVKLALYNLEGFGLLKSREHRHGARRTLVYELTSYGEEVLEDQRKNLRSITAVGVKSITMTKKEFAAPNVEWYEQARKEGLVSDAAPTSSGRLYARLSVEVERRPLITNVEMKVLRKVPYKAGVFIEDMNLSEEERIALDSLEAKNLVEILPTNVVTLTEAGQLMKRALSAVSDDVEAPVTPLVIRLLQAIRTHGGLHMREKRIRINPESWKAVERELGVDPETFDETVNLARISKFIAENALTEAGVALLQAVDELARKEYPWVEV comes from the coding sequence ATGATTGTAACAAAAAGACATGCAATCGTGCTGAAAAAGCTCTACGAGAAGGGAGAAGAGTTCAGCGTAAAGGGATGGGAGGACTTCGACAGAGAAACGCTGTGGCACCTTGAACTCGCTGGGCTGGTCAAACCCGTCGGTGTTGAGATGTACGATCTGACTTTTTCCGGTAACATTCTTGGAGAACTCCTCGCCGACATGATAAAAGAAGGTGTCTTGAAGAATCCTGAGGAATGGGACGACTCGTTCAGGTGGATCGGTTCCGAAGTCATTTCCATGATCAGATACTCCAAGCTGGCTCAGTCGAGGGTAAGAGGAGAAGTCGCTAAAGCGCTTGAAGAGAGAGGGTTCGCGAAGGAAGGAAATCTCACACCTTACGCTTACACTCTCGATGAGGTTTACCACGCTTCACATCCCAGACTGATCGTAAATTCGAAAGTTGCGAAGTACCTGAGAAAGATGGTGGAGGGCCCGGGGGAGTCCAGTACGCTTCCAGTAGAGGGAGATGAACTTCTCCAGCTCGAAGCGATGAGGATGATAGCCTTCTCTGTTCCGAAGTCCGACATTTACGCTCTCACAGGACTCGGACAGCAAATCAGAGCGGCGCTCAGAAAGGGTCTTGTTGTGACGGATGAACTGATCCTCGACGAACTCGTTCTGGACACCGTTGCGAAGGCTTACGAAGGTAACCGGTTGAGTGACTTTGAAAGGAACGTACTTCTTGAAAGGGGCCTCATCGACTGGACGGGAGAACTTCACCCAATGGCGGAGCATCTCTACCTCGCGTGGAAGATATACAAAAAGGGTCCTTACCTCATAACTCCCGCTTTCCAGATCTCGGAGGACGAAGCAAGACTCCTGGAAGTGATCGTCAAGCTCTGGAAGAGGCATGAAAAGGAAGAGGATGTCTTCCCAGAACCAAAGCAGATAGAAAAGGCAGTAGACTGGGAATGGAAGAGAAAGGACCTCACCGTGAAACTCGCACTCTACAATCTTGAAGGTTTCGGCCTTTTGAAGTCGAGAGAACACAGACACGGAGCAAGGAGAACACTTGTGTACGAGTTGACCAGCTATGGTGAAGAAGTGCTCGAAGATCAGAGAAAGAACCTCAGGAGTATCACAGCTGTCGGTGTGAAATCAATCACCATGACAAAGAAAGAGTTCGCAGCTCCAAACGTGGAGTGGTACGAACAGGCAAGAAAAGAAGGTCTCGTCAGCGATGCAGCTCCCACTTCTTCTGGTCGCCTCTACGCGAGGCTTTCTGTCGAAGTTGAGAGAAGGCCACTCATAACGAACGTGGAAATGAAGGTTCTCAGAAAGGTTCCGTACAAAGCGGGTGTCTTTATCGAAGATATGAATCTTTCAGAGGAGGAAAGAATTGCACTCGACAGTCTCGAAGCGAAGAATCTGGTGGAGATTTTGCCCACAAACGTTGTCACGCTCACAGAAGCAGGTCAACTCATGAAGAGAGCTCTCTCTGCTGTTTCCGACGACGTGGAAGCACCGGTGACACCCCTTGTGATCAGGCTTCTTCAGGCTATAAGAACACACGGTGGACTTCATATGAGGGAGAAGAGGATCAGGATAAACCCGGAGAGCTGGAAAGCTGTAGAAAGAGAACTCGGTGTTGATCCGGAAACCTTCGATGAAACTGTCAACCTCGCCAGGATATCCAAATTCATAGCAGAAAACGCACTGACAGAAGCGGGAGTGGCACTCCTTCAGGCGGTGGATGAGCTTGCAAGAAAAGAGTATCCATGGGTTGAAGTTTGA
- a CDS encoding DUF438 domain-containing protein, whose translation MEREKVELFKEVLKKLHEGEDVESLKKQFGELLSQIPPFEIPVIEQELIKSGEIDVRDIIKMCDLHVEFFRGAVSEAGREIEKLPNGHPLRTLYEENKQILKDAEALSLLASSTFSLPKDDPRRKQFYEKLVQHVSGLHRIGLTHYTREEMLIFPYIERRGITAVPTVLWSKHDEIRLKIRLLLNLLKKEESDERLKEEALELSRMLSDMVFRENNILYPTLKVLFSEGEWKAIKLLEKDIGYYKIEVTDEWETSAEPVLPHQMDPTVSPETYEKLPDEIKRVAGMLTPDTEYSLVRDNDMEIESGYLSLEELNAIFKTLPFDITFVDKHGRVRFFSGGHRIFHRAPTVLGRPVQFCHPPRSVHIVNKILKAFKEGRKEPAEFWINMGDRKIHIRYFPVLDKEGNYLGTLEVVQDITRIKELEGEKRLLDWKD comes from the coding sequence ATGGAAAGAGAAAAAGTGGAACTTTTTAAGGAAGTGCTGAAAAAACTCCACGAAGGGGAAGACGTGGAATCCTTGAAAAAACAATTCGGAGAACTGCTCTCGCAGATTCCACCGTTCGAGATACCCGTCATCGAGCAGGAATTGATAAAAAGCGGTGAGATAGACGTAAGAGACATCATCAAGATGTGCGATCTTCATGTTGAGTTCTTCAGGGGAGCCGTGTCAGAAGCCGGCAGAGAAATAGAAAAGCTCCCGAATGGACACCCGCTAAGGACGCTCTACGAGGAGAACAAACAGATACTAAAAGATGCGGAAGCTTTGAGTTTGCTTGCTTCCAGCACGTTCTCTCTTCCAAAAGACGATCCTCGCAGGAAACAGTTCTACGAAAAACTCGTGCAGCACGTCTCAGGGCTTCACAGAATAGGTCTCACCCATTACACGAGGGAAGAGATGCTGATATTCCCATACATCGAGAGAAGAGGTATCACAGCCGTTCCAACGGTCCTCTGGTCCAAACACGACGAGATCAGATTGAAGATAAGACTCCTTCTCAATCTTTTGAAGAAAGAAGAATCTGATGAACGGCTGAAAGAAGAAGCCCTGGAACTTTCAAGGATGCTCTCAGACATGGTCTTCAGAGAAAACAACATACTCTATCCGACACTGAAGGTGCTTTTCTCTGAAGGTGAGTGGAAAGCGATAAAGCTGCTGGAGAAAGACATAGGATACTACAAGATTGAAGTGACAGACGAGTGGGAAACTTCAGCGGAGCCTGTTCTTCCACACCAGATGGATCCAACCGTTTCCCCTGAAACTTACGAGAAACTTCCCGATGAGATCAAAAGGGTTGCCGGAATGCTCACTCCAGACACCGAATACTCGTTGGTTCGAGACAACGATATGGAAATAGAAAGTGGTTATCTGTCTTTGGAAGAACTGAACGCTATTTTCAAAACGTTGCCGTTCGATATAACCTTTGTGGATAAACACGGAAGAGTACGTTTCTTCTCTGGAGGTCACAGGATCTTCCACAGAGCTCCCACCGTTCTTGGAAGACCGGTCCAGTTCTGTCATCCCCCAAGGAGCGTTCATATCGTGAACAAAATTCTCAAGGCTTTCAAAGAGGGAAGAAAAGAACCTGCGGAGTTCTGGATCAACATGGGTGACAGAAAGATCCACATACGATACTTCCCGGTCCTGGACAAAGAGGGAAACTATTTGGGGACACTGGAAGTGGTGCAGGACATTACAAGGATAAAAGAACTCGAAGGAGAAAAGAGACTTCTCGACTGGAAAGACTGA
- a CDS encoding AraC family transcriptional regulator: protein MDEFDHTRRKLIERILHLTEKQPVVRPLPGLTVGRRESPTEPSTYILPPSICIAVQGAKRVLIGEEYYVYDVENFLLNSFDIPVIAQVIEASKEKPYIGITWEIDMEILMEIVVEQKLNTRPIASSRGTSLGKVTYQLLDAFKRMLDLLDEPEHISALLPVIKKEIIYRLLVSEQGSKLIQIALSGKNDVIAALNYLKEHFSEPVNMKKLAEMVGMSVSTFYQNFKTLTGMTPLQYQKKLRLCEARKLLMAGHDVTTAAYQVGYESLSQFSREYKRFFGVSPSQDAKRLRNSNLMDVVH from the coding sequence ATGGATGAATTCGATCACACTCGGAGAAAGCTGATTGAAAGGATTTTACATCTCACAGAAAAACAACCCGTGGTGAGACCACTTCCGGGTCTGACTGTGGGCAGGAGGGAGTCTCCTACAGAACCTTCCACTTACATTCTTCCGCCATCGATATGCATCGCAGTTCAAGGTGCAAAGCGCGTTCTTATCGGAGAAGAGTACTACGTTTATGACGTGGAGAATTTTCTTCTCAACTCTTTCGACATTCCCGTGATTGCCCAGGTGATAGAAGCTTCTAAGGAAAAACCTTATATCGGAATAACCTGGGAGATAGACATGGAGATCCTCATGGAGATCGTTGTTGAGCAAAAGCTCAATACAAGACCCATCGCGTCATCCCGCGGTACATCGCTGGGGAAGGTCACTTACCAGCTCTTAGACGCTTTCAAAAGGATGCTGGATCTCCTTGATGAACCGGAACACATTTCCGCACTCCTTCCCGTGATAAAAAAAGAGATCATCTACAGGCTCCTTGTGAGCGAACAGGGATCAAAACTCATCCAGATTGCGCTCTCTGGAAAGAACGATGTGATAGCAGCATTGAATTATCTGAAAGAACACTTCAGCGAACCCGTGAACATGAAAAAGCTTGCCGAGATGGTGGGAATGAGCGTTTCGACTTTTTATCAGAACTTCAAGACTCTCACCGGCATGACTCCCCTTCAGTATCAGAAGAAACTCCGGTTGTGCGAGGCAAGGAAGCTTCTCATGGCAGGTCATGACGTTACAACCGCAGCCTACCAGGTGGGATACGAGAGCCTCTCTCAGTTCAGCAGGGAGTACAAAAGATTCTTCGGTGTTTCTCCTTCACAGGATGCAAAGAGATTGAGGAACAGTAATTTAATGGATGTGGTTCACTGA
- a CDS encoding EAL domain-containing protein: MDMNRNIDKDRLKRHMVEALFSAGSKSGVKVIAEGVETIEEYKTLRDLGIELMQGFLFAKPEPDPVQSVQLP; the protein is encoded by the coding sequence ATCGATATGAACAGAAACATCGATAAAGATCGGCTGAAACGCCACATGGTTGAGGCACTGTTTTCTGCTGGAAGCAAATCTGGCGTGAAAGTGATAGCTGAAGGCGTGGAAACGATCGAAGAGTATAAAACTCTTCGAGACTTGGGTATCGAATTGATGCAGGGATTCCTTTTTGCAAAACCTGAACCCGACCCGGTTCAAAGTGTTCAGCTCCCCTGA
- a CDS encoding AAA family ATPase: MEVIDLLFSLTPKTKKEDLFDREKELKDLEKLLQTYPIVVITGLRRVGKSSLVKVFLNESDLLHITVDGRRLYETSGGNISSHHLTRFLGEELSRISKSQKLLNVLKRVRGITVSGTSIELNPKEFSLSDLLEKLNETAKRRKKKMVIFFDEAQYLRYYGSRGGSDLLALLAYSYDNFENVRFIISGSEVGVLHDFLKLEDYSSPLHGRGIGFLTVRPFTFDQSVDFLMEGFREVGEKVNFDVEEIVREIDGIVGYLVLFGVKYLEKKNKDEALKEVFHAVKALFEKEMEELRKRSERYPFILRQISRGINTWSALKNIFRAKGDFIGDSRLYSLLETLEKMSFIEKTQSGYRIVDPVFEKILSE; the protein is encoded by the coding sequence ATGGAGGTGATCGACTTGCTCTTCTCCCTCACTCCCAAGACGAAAAAGGAAGATCTCTTCGACAGAGAAAAAGAACTGAAAGACCTCGAAAAACTGCTCCAAACCTACCCGATCGTTGTGATCACCGGTCTGAGACGGGTTGGAAAGTCCTCCCTCGTGAAAGTCTTTCTGAACGAAAGCGATCTCTTACACATAACCGTGGACGGAAGAAGACTCTACGAAACATCGGGAGGTAACATCTCATCCCATCATCTCACAAGATTTCTCGGAGAAGAGCTGTCCAGAATATCGAAATCTCAGAAACTTCTGAACGTTCTCAAGAGGGTCCGTGGGATCACGGTGAGTGGAACATCGATAGAACTCAATCCAAAGGAGTTCAGTCTCTCTGATCTTCTCGAAAAGCTGAACGAAACGGCAAAGAGGCGAAAGAAAAAGATGGTCATCTTCTTCGATGAGGCGCAGTATCTCAGATACTACGGCTCTCGCGGCGGAAGCGATCTTCTGGCACTCCTTGCCTACTCCTACGACAACTTCGAAAACGTACGCTTCATCATCAGCGGTTCAGAAGTCGGCGTTCTCCACGATTTTTTGAAACTCGAAGACTACAGCTCACCCCTCCACGGCCGTGGAATAGGTTTTCTCACGGTGAGACCGTTCACCTTCGATCAATCCGTGGACTTCCTCATGGAAGGCTTTCGAGAGGTGGGAGAGAAGGTCAACTTCGACGTGGAAGAAATCGTGAGAGAAATAGACGGCATAGTGGGGTATCTCGTCCTGTTTGGAGTGAAGTACCTCGAAAAGAAGAACAAAGATGAAGCGCTGAAAGAGGTGTTCCATGCCGTGAAGGCCCTTTTTGAAAAGGAAATGGAAGAGCTCAGAAAAAGGAGCGAAAGGTATCCGTTCATATTGAGACAGATCTCAAGAGGTATAAACACCTGGTCTGCTCTGAAAAACATCTTTCGTGCAAAAGGCGACTTCATCGGCGACTCCCGATTGTACTCTCTCCTCGAAACTCTGGAAAAGATGTCCTTCATAGAAAAAACACAGAGCGGATACAGAATAGTTGATCCGGTTTTTGAGAAGATTTTGAGCGAATGA